The Elaeis guineensis isolate ETL-2024a chromosome 13, EG11, whole genome shotgun sequence genome includes a region encoding these proteins:
- the LOC140853191 gene encoding pentatricopeptide repeat-containing protein At4g18520, chloroplastic-like, with the protein MGYGCTIKSGFECNAFCSTSVLDMYIKCGNMKDACSFSEAAPYKCQVLWNTTIDGYARISGPKEAVELFHQMLVSSNIPNSYTYTILIKLWAATGDIDILSCRAFWSVDACDLVVWSALLAGLCRNGDTKQGLDLCLKFVSEGQRLGPFLFAIVFNLCSDSETPLLGLQVRACLAKSGFVVDSFIESALIGMYFIFGMVTDAYRT; encoded by the exons ATGGGTTATGGCTGCACCATTAAATCTGGTTTTGAATGCAATGCCTTCTGTAGCACGTCGGTTCTTGACATGTACATCAAGTGTGGGAATATGAAAGATGCTTGCAGTTTCTCTGAGGCAGCCCCTTATAAATGCCAAGTTCTGTGGAATACAACGATTGATGGGTATGCTCGGATCTCAGGTCCGAAGGAGGCTGTTGAGTTGTTCCATCAGATGCTGGTCTCTTCCAACATACCAAACAGTTATACTTACACCATCCTTATTAAGCTTTGGGCAGCGACTGGTGATATCGACATATTAAG CTGCAGAGCATTCTGGAGCGTCGATGCATGTGATCTTGTTGTGTGGAGTGCACTGTTAGCTGGTCTTTGCCGCAATGGTGACACCAAACAGGGCCTCGATTTGTGTCTTAAATTTGTCTCAGAAGGTCAGAGGCTCGGCCCATTTTTGTTTGCTATCGTGTTTAATCTGTGCTCTGATTCGGAGACTCCGTTGCTTGGTTTGCAGGTGCGTGCATGCTTAGCAAAGTCTGGATTTGTGGTGGACTCATTCATCGAAAGTGCTCTTATTGGCATGTATTTTATCTTTGGAATGGTCACCGATGCATACAGAACTTGA